The following are encoded together in the Falsiruegeria litorea R37 genome:
- a CDS encoding pyridoxamine 5'-phosphate oxidase family protein, with protein sequence MTKPTLDTAWAQAWDILQQAIAEDRSPLRFVTLATVDAQNAPQLRTVVLRDLDARAATLSVFTDARSHKVGELDTNDAVSLHLWAPDQLIQLRLSGQTVITQGEPMRSDWQKVPDHMREAYGHVPSPGTKIDASDAWTVQPNIENFAKITVTLSQFDIVCLSSDGHWRAEFLRKNNWKGDWLSP encoded by the coding sequence ATGACTAAACCCACCCTGGACACGGCTTGGGCGCAAGCATGGGACATTCTGCAACAAGCGATCGCCGAAGACCGATCGCCCCTGCGCTTTGTCACCTTGGCCACCGTAGACGCCCAAAATGCCCCTCAACTGCGCACCGTGGTGCTGCGAGATCTGGATGCCCGGGCCGCTACGCTGAGCGTCTTTACCGATGCGCGCTCTCACAAAGTTGGTGAGCTTGACACAAATGATGCAGTGTCGCTTCACCTCTGGGCACCAGATCAATTGATACAGCTGCGCCTGTCCGGACAGACCGTCATAACCCAGGGTGAGCCGATGCGTTCAGACTGGCAAAAAGTCCCCGATCACATGCGCGAAGCCTACGGTCATGTTCCATCACCCGGAACGAAAATCGACGCCTCTGACGCATGGACGGTGCAGCCGAACATCGAAAACTTTGCCAAAATCACCGTCACCTTGTCTCAATTCGATATTGTTTGCCTGTCGTCAGACGGGCATTGGCGCGCCGAATTTCTTCGTAAAAACAACTGGAAAGGCGATTGGCTGTCGCCTTGA
- a CDS encoding FtsX-like permease family protein, with protein MTGAVLQAIWSHWRRHPLQLATLLSGIALATALWSAVQAINTEARANYASATQQLAARSLDRIVDPSGPMTLSQYRILRRAGWQVAAVREGRIAVAGGRVDLLGVDLLSYPTLPAIAEASQVQGIAPVDALSAPGRLFARAPLAERLKATPGLPPVIASDQVPVGSVLTDIGTAGALLGQPEQISHVVVLSSQPKGVLPLDQIAPDLRRISAQGDGGIASLTDSFHLNLTAFGLLSFAVGLFIVHGTVGLAFEQRRSMIRTLRALGTPMRTLRRLLVVELMVLALIGGIAGLVLGLYIAGALLPDVAATLRGLYGAPVDGALTIRPVWVASGLGMALIGTTAASGQAFWKLARMPLLSTPGARAWSGHAQVSAARLAFAGLGLAGLGGVAVLLGDGLIAGFALLAGLLMGAALCLPFLLLRLLNLGGRTARSALSEWVWADMKAQLPGLSLALMALLLAMAANIGVGTMVSSFRLTFTGWLDQRLTSELYVTARDDVQGREIERWLSQHSERVLPIRALEMEHEGAPIFVYGVVDDQTYRNHWPLLTPTKGVWDRVMRGEAILINEQMARRNDLWPGDTVTLPSDITYPIAGVYSDYGNPTAQAILSMDELPRFGLPVPNTRFGIRLPPDQVADVAQELRAAFDLPPGALIDQANLKARSIEIFDKTFVVTGALNILTLGVAGFAIFTSLLTLWTQRLPQLAPVWAMGITRRQLAGLELLRSVILAALTTALALPLGLMLAWVLLAVINVEAFGWRLPMFVFPVEWAKLGALAMLTALVAGLLPARRLLQVPPSDLLKVFAHER; from the coding sequence ATGACAGGCGCCGTCCTGCAGGCCATCTGGTCCCACTGGCGGCGCCACCCTCTGCAGTTGGCAACCTTGCTCAGTGGCATTGCGTTGGCCACCGCGCTCTGGTCGGCGGTGCAGGCAATCAACACCGAGGCACGGGCAAACTATGCCAGCGCCACTCAGCAGCTGGCCGCCAGGTCGCTGGATCGGATCGTTGATCCGTCCGGCCCGATGACCCTGTCACAATACCGCATCCTGCGACGCGCCGGGTGGCAAGTGGCCGCCGTGCGCGAAGGACGGATCGCGGTGGCCGGGGGACGGGTCGATCTGTTGGGTGTGGACCTGCTAAGCTATCCAACTCTGCCCGCCATCGCCGAAGCCTCGCAAGTCCAAGGGATCGCGCCTGTTGATGCCCTGTCCGCACCCGGGCGACTGTTTGCGCGCGCGCCTTTGGCCGAGCGATTGAAAGCGACCCCCGGCTTGCCACCTGTTATCGCAAGCGATCAAGTGCCGGTGGGCTCGGTCCTGACCGACATCGGCACCGCCGGAGCGCTGTTGGGACAGCCTGAGCAGATCAGCCATGTGGTTGTTCTGTCAAGCCAACCCAAAGGCGTTCTGCCCCTGGATCAGATCGCACCGGACCTGCGGCGCATTTCGGCCCAGGGTGACGGCGGTATTGCCAGCCTGACCGACAGCTTTCATCTGAACCTGACCGCCTTTGGCTTGCTGTCCTTTGCCGTGGGGCTGTTCATTGTCCACGGCACCGTCGGTCTGGCTTTTGAACAGCGCCGCTCGATGATCCGCACCCTGCGCGCCCTTGGTACCCCCATGCGGACCCTGCGCCGCCTTTTGGTGGTTGAACTGATGGTCCTTGCCCTGATCGGGGGCATCGCTGGTCTGGTTCTGGGGCTCTATATTGCGGGTGCCTTGCTGCCAGACGTCGCGGCCACGCTGCGGGGGCTTTATGGTGCGCCGGTGGACGGGGCTTTGACGATCCGACCGGTATGGGTTGCTTCGGGCCTTGGGATGGCGCTGATTGGAACCACTGCAGCGAGCGGACAGGCGTTTTGGAAGCTCGCGCGCATGCCGCTCTTGTCCACGCCCGGCGCGCGGGCCTGGTCAGGGCACGCCCAAGTGTCCGCAGCACGGCTGGCCTTTGCCGGTTTGGGATTGGCTGGACTGGGCGGGGTCGCCGTTCTGCTGGGTGATGGGTTGATCGCCGGATTTGCGTTGCTGGCCGGTCTGTTGATGGGGGCGGCTTTGTGCCTGCCATTCCTCTTACTGCGCTTGCTGAACCTGGGCGGGCGCACTGCACGCTCAGCGCTGTCTGAATGGGTTTGGGCCGATATGAAAGCACAGCTGCCCGGCTTGTCGCTGGCTCTGATGGCACTGCTGTTGGCAATGGCCGCGAACATCGGCGTCGGCACCATGGTGTCCAGCTTTCGCCTGACCTTTACCGGGTGGCTGGACCAGCGTTTGACTTCTGAATTGTATGTCACTGCGCGGGACGACGTCCAAGGCCGAGAGATTGAACGCTGGCTGAGCCAGCACAGTGAGCGCGTCCTGCCCATTCGCGCGTTGGAAATGGAGCACGAAGGAGCACCGATCTTTGTCTACGGCGTCGTGGATGATCAGACCTATCGCAATCACTGGCCGCTGCTGACCCCGACCAAAGGGGTCTGGGACCGAGTGATGAGGGGCGAGGCGATCCTGATCAACGAGCAAATGGCCCGGCGCAACGATCTCTGGCCCGGTGATACCGTGACACTGCCCTCTGACATCACCTATCCGATCGCAGGTGTCTATTCGGATTACGGCAATCCGACGGCCCAGGCCATTCTGTCAATGGACGAGCTGCCCCGCTTTGGGCTGCCCGTGCCCAATACGCGCTTTGGCATTCGCCTTCCGCCCGACCAAGTTGCCGATGTGGCGCAAGAGCTGCGCGCCGCCTTTGACCTGCCCCCCGGCGCGCTGATTGATCAAGCCAACCTCAAGGCCCGCTCGATCGAGATCTTCGACAAGACCTTTGTTGTGACCGGTGCGCTGAACATCCTGACGCTTGGTGTGGCGGGCTTTGCCATTTTCACCAGCCTCCTGACGCTGTGGACCCAACGCCTGCCTCAGCTGGCCCCGGTCTGGGCCATGGGCATCACGCGCAGACAACTGGCTGGGCTCGAGCTGTTGCGCAGCGTGATCCTGGCGGCGCTGACGACTGCGCTTGCCCTGCCCCTGGGTTTGATGCTGGCCTGGGTGCTGCTGGCGGTGATCAATGTCGAGGCCTTTGGTTGGCGCCTGCCCATGTTCGTCTTCCCTGTTGAATGGGCCAAACTGGGCGCGCTGGCCATGCTCACCGCCTTGGTGGCCGGCCTGCTGCCTGCCCGGCGTCTTTTGCAAGTGCCCCCCTCGGATCTGCTCAAGGTGTTTGCCCATGAACGTTAG
- a CDS encoding lipocalin-like domain-containing protein, protein MNVRMILLVLLLAWPGVTGAQGFAGLGTDAEGFAVPERGTELQFPQDHGPHPAFRIEWWYVTANLTGADGRDYGIQWTLFRSALRPFASEGWQSPQLWMGHAAITTPEAHFFDERFARDGIGQAGVTAHPFEAWIDDWQMSGPDFDNLNLRASGSEFTYDLDLMATGPLVSHGDGGYSVKSAAGQASYYYSQPAYQVSGTLDLPDGPMPVTGWAWLDREWSSQPLSEDQTGWDWFSLTFDSGARLMAFRLRGESDLFTSGTWITADGQATPIGNGKVTAKPTRWDETDGRRIPVAWSLHLPEQDLNVEITALNPRAWMGTTFAYWEGPVRVSGTHQGKGYLEMTGYD, encoded by the coding sequence ATGAACGTTAGAATGATCCTGCTTGTTCTGCTGCTGGCCTGGCCCGGTGTCACAGGCGCCCAGGGTTTTGCCGGTTTGGGAACCGATGCAGAGGGATTTGCGGTACCCGAGCGGGGGACCGAATTGCAATTCCCTCAAGACCACGGTCCCCACCCGGCCTTTCGCATCGAATGGTGGTATGTCACCGCCAACCTCACAGGCGCGGATGGGCGGGACTATGGCATTCAATGGACCCTGTTCCGCAGCGCCCTGCGCCCCTTTGCAAGCGAAGGCTGGCAAAGCCCGCAGCTCTGGATGGGCCACGCGGCAATCACGACACCCGAGGCGCATTTCTTTGACGAACGTTTTGCGCGCGATGGCATTGGGCAGGCCGGTGTCACGGCGCACCCCTTTGAGGCGTGGATCGACGATTGGCAGATGTCCGGCCCCGATTTCGATAACCTAAACCTGCGTGCCAGTGGGTCCGAGTTCACATATGACCTGGACCTCATGGCCACCGGTCCATTGGTGTCCCATGGCGACGGGGGGTATTCGGTCAAATCCGCGGCTGGTCAGGCGAGCTATTACTATTCCCAACCCGCCTATCAGGTCAGCGGCACATTGGACCTGCCGGACGGCCCGATGCCTGTCACAGGCTGGGCCTGGCTGGATCGCGAATGGTCATCTCAGCCGTTGTCCGAGGATCAGACAGGTTGGGACTGGTTCTCTCTCACCTTTGACAGTGGTGCGCGGCTGATGGCGTTTCGGTTGCGGGGAGAAAGCGATCTCTTCACGTCTGGCACCTGGATCACAGCGGACGGCCAGGCAACACCGATTGGAAATGGCAAAGTCACGGCAAAACCGACTCGCTGGGATGAAACAGACGGTCGGCGCATCCCCGTCGCCTGGAGCCTGCATTTGCCGGAACAGGATCTGAACGTGGAAATCACGGCCCTCAATCCCCGGGCTTGGATGGGCACAACATTCGCCTATTGGGAGGGGCCCGTACGTGTTTCGGGCACTCACCAAGGCAAGGGATATCTCGAGATGACAGGCTATGACTAA
- a CDS encoding amidohydrolase has product MRPTRLLCVITCSLIASGATAQDADRIFSNGNIYTVNTDAPWAEAVAIRDGKFVAVGTNENAMALAGSGSDVVDLGGRFVLPGLVDAHTHGITALYSRQNWLVLDNSSPEALLQSVKDYADANPDKEWITGETWPPGMFPNDAPEASLLDDIVPNRPVYLVDQSGHSAWMNTKALELMGFNDPDLELDPRAVIVRDENGNPTGTVREFAMGYARQFLPERTLEEWTNASRAMMADYHSNGFTATRLAGGDLDRLEALRTLEAAGDLGMYISVAMDYDRFDEFGTKEEQLAALRQSPDYGSELIGPMGLKMFLDGTQLGRQAWNFDAYPGFPDNFGDQFYEDDELNRLVDELTGEGFFVMAHATGDRAVNQILNAIEAAQTNHPDATVRHHPTHNIQISVDDIPRFAELGVAAELSPQLQVTEELNNTIVGLLGEAIARSRLWQARRLIDGGNELALASDWTVSPLSPWLGIEQVVTRRFAPVTAITMEEAIRAYSYGGAHAIQKEDQIGSIEVGKSADMIVLSQDLFQLEQEGRLEEISETRVLTTVFRGDTVYQE; this is encoded by the coding sequence ATGCGTCCGACACGTTTGCTTTGCGTCATCACGTGCTCGCTCATTGCGAGCGGTGCAACCGCACAAGACGCGGATAGGATCTTCTCGAATGGAAATATCTACACGGTCAATACCGACGCCCCTTGGGCCGAAGCCGTCGCAATTCGTGATGGAAAGTTCGTTGCGGTGGGTACCAATGAAAACGCGATGGCGCTCGCCGGAAGCGGATCGGATGTGGTCGATCTCGGCGGTCGGTTCGTGCTTCCAGGGTTGGTCGATGCGCACACACACGGCATCACTGCCCTGTACTCCCGCCAAAATTGGCTGGTTCTCGATAACAGCTCCCCGGAAGCCCTGCTGCAATCCGTCAAGGACTATGCGGACGCTAATCCCGACAAGGAGTGGATTACCGGCGAGACCTGGCCGCCCGGAATGTTCCCAAACGACGCACCCGAGGCCTCGCTTCTGGATGACATTGTTCCGAACAGACCAGTTTATCTTGTAGATCAATCCGGTCACAGCGCATGGATGAACACCAAGGCGCTGGAGCTCATGGGCTTCAACGATCCCGATCTTGAGCTTGATCCCAGAGCGGTTATTGTCCGGGACGAGAATGGCAATCCTACCGGCACCGTTCGAGAGTTCGCCATGGGGTATGCCCGCCAGTTCTTGCCGGAACGCACCTTGGAAGAGTGGACGAACGCGTCGCGTGCGATGATGGCAGATTATCATTCGAACGGATTTACCGCGACTCGGCTCGCTGGCGGCGATCTTGATCGGCTTGAAGCGCTTAGAACTCTGGAGGCGGCGGGCGATCTCGGGATGTATATCAGTGTCGCAATGGACTACGACCGTTTCGACGAGTTCGGAACCAAGGAAGAACAGCTCGCCGCGCTGCGACAGTCACCGGATTACGGGAGTGAGCTGATCGGTCCGATGGGTCTTAAGATGTTTCTGGATGGAACCCAGCTGGGACGTCAGGCATGGAACTTTGACGCCTATCCCGGCTTCCCTGACAATTTCGGTGATCAGTTTTACGAAGATGACGAATTGAACCGTCTCGTAGACGAACTCACCGGTGAAGGCTTTTTTGTCATGGCACACGCAACGGGTGACCGCGCAGTGAACCAGATCCTGAACGCGATTGAGGCGGCCCAAACCAATCATCCAGACGCAACGGTTCGACATCATCCCACGCACAATATTCAGATCTCAGTTGATGACATACCGCGTTTTGCAGAACTTGGAGTTGCTGCGGAACTTTCCCCACAGCTTCAGGTGACCGAAGAACTGAATAACACAATCGTGGGCTTGCTCGGCGAGGCCATCGCCCGGTCTCGGCTTTGGCAGGCCCGCCGGTTGATCGACGGTGGCAACGAGTTGGCGCTGGCAAGCGATTGGACGGTGTCGCCGTTGTCGCCCTGGCTAGGTATCGAACAGGTGGTGACACGGCGCTTCGCTCCAGTGACTGCAATCACAATGGAAGAGGCCATACGCGCCTATAGCTACGGCGGGGCACATGCGATCCAGAAAGAGGACCAGATCGGCTCCATTGAAGTTGGGAAGTCGGCGGACATGATCGTCCTCAGCCAAGATCTTTTTCAGCTTGAGCAAGAGGGGCGTCTCGAAGAGATAAGCGAAACTCGCGTCCTCACCACGGTTTTCAGGGGTGACACCGTCTATCAAGAGTAG
- a CDS encoding O-linked N-acetylglucosamine transferase, SPINDLY family protein translates to MAQPVAKLRKLHSLLNKGQNREVLQRGTRLLKAHPGNRDLLLMLARANRRSGRAKAAVSCLTQVLGQDRHQPLAWVEMGDARKQLGQNALALAAYETAVDLDAGCFAAWHNLGTLRLALGDAVGAVKALERAVQLAPDQGLARLNLANAYRAAGDLAQAEHHVAKAFTTGHKTPEVPYLHAAILRGCGQHASAIQALKQVLACDPRHVMAQADLAFLLAQNADWSETAQALRDRVNAGEISGEVAPFVCLSMQDDGAAQLLRSAAHAARNWPAVADPVPARARDVAGVLQVGYFTSDAHAHATLDLMAGLFAAHDQARVKVHVYAYDTTPGDEARARVQSAVPVYRDVAALSDQEIAALAREDGLDLAIDLKGHTEHARLGIFAHRAAPVQATWLGYPGSTGAPFIDYVIGDHIAIPPTAEAQFSEQVIRLPGSYQVNNDQRPVAEIRHDRAALGLPEEGFVFCCFNATYKICPRVFVIWMELLHQVDGSVLWLLDPGEMARDNLRRAAQGQGIDPLRLVFAPRWPSAEHLARHRQADLFLDTFAVNAHTTASDALWAGVPVVTRPGEQFAARVGASLVSACGLPELIAETDEGYLSLALRMVRDAAFHKGVRARLGQQNGALPLFDTNAFARKLEDAFEQMTRGPK, encoded by the coding sequence ATGGCTCAGCCCGTGGCCAAATTGCGCAAACTCCATTCCTTGCTGAACAAGGGCCAGAACCGCGAGGTGTTGCAACGGGGCACGCGGTTGCTCAAGGCGCATCCGGGCAATCGGGATCTGCTTTTGATGCTGGCGCGTGCCAACCGGCGCAGTGGTCGGGCAAAGGCGGCGGTGAGCTGTTTGACGCAAGTTTTGGGGCAAGACCGCCATCAGCCGCTTGCCTGGGTCGAGATGGGCGACGCACGCAAACAACTTGGGCAGAATGCGCTGGCACTAGCGGCCTACGAAACAGCTGTCGATCTGGATGCGGGGTGTTTTGCGGCCTGGCACAACCTTGGGACGTTGCGTTTGGCATTGGGTGACGCGGTTGGCGCGGTCAAGGCGTTGGAGCGGGCCGTGCAACTGGCCCCGGATCAGGGGCTGGCCCGGCTCAATCTGGCAAATGCCTATCGCGCGGCAGGGGATCTGGCACAGGCCGAGCATCACGTTGCGAAGGCCTTCACCACCGGACACAAAACCCCCGAGGTGCCTTACCTGCACGCGGCAATCTTGCGTGGGTGCGGGCAGCATGCGTCAGCAATCCAGGCGTTGAAACAGGTGCTTGCCTGCGATCCTCGCCATGTCATGGCTCAGGCCGATCTGGCATTCCTATTGGCGCAAAACGCAGATTGGAGCGAGACGGCACAAGCCCTGCGTGACAGGGTGAATGCAGGGGAAATAAGCGGTGAGGTTGCACCCTTTGTCTGCCTTTCGATGCAGGACGATGGCGCGGCGCAACTGCTGCGCAGTGCCGCCCATGCGGCGCGCAATTGGCCTGCGGTTGCTGACCCTGTGCCTGCCCGCGCGCGCGACGTGGCGGGGGTGTTGCAGGTGGGGTATTTCACCAGCGACGCCCATGCGCATGCGACGCTTGACCTGATGGCGGGGCTCTTTGCGGCGCATGATCAGGCGCGGGTGAAGGTGCATGTTTATGCCTATGATACCACGCCCGGGGACGAAGCGCGGGCAAGGGTGCAAAGCGCCGTTCCTGTCTATCGTGATGTGGCGGCCCTGTCGGATCAAGAGATCGCGGCCCTTGCGCGCGAGGATGGGCTTGACCTGGCCATCGACCTCAAAGGGCACACAGAGCACGCCCGCCTTGGCATCTTTGCCCATCGGGCGGCTCCGGTGCAGGCGACTTGGCTGGGTTATCCCGGCAGCACCGGTGCGCCGTTTATCGACTATGTCATCGGTGATCACATCGCCATCCCGCCGACGGCCGAGGCGCAGTTCAGTGAGCAGGTGATCCGCCTGCCGGGCAGCTATCAGGTCAACAACGATCAACGCCCGGTGGCTGAGATACGCCATGACCGGGCCGCGCTTGGCCTACCGGAAGAGGGGTTTGTATTCTGTTGTTTCAACGCCACTTACAAGATCTGTCCTCGGGTCTTTGTAATCTGGATGGAGTTGCTGCATCAGGTTGATGGCAGCGTGCTCTGGTTGCTTGATCCCGGAGAGATGGCGCGGGACAATCTGCGCCGTGCGGCCCAAGGGCAGGGGATTGATCCGCTGCGCCTTGTCTTTGCGCCGCGCTGGCCGTCGGCCGAGCATCTGGCGCGTCACCGGCAGGCCGATCTGTTTTTGGATACATTTGCGGTGAACGCGCACACCACGGCCAGCGATGCCCTTTGGGCAGGGGTGCCGGTGGTGACGCGACCGGGTGAGCAGTTTGCCGCCCGTGTGGGGGCCAGCCTTGTTTCGGCCTGTGGTTTGCCTGAACTGATCGCTGAAACCGATGAGGGGTACCTGTCGCTGGCGTTACGCATGGTCAGGGATGCGGCATTTCACAAGGGGGTGCGCGCGCGGTTGGGGCAGCAAAACGGCGCTCTGCCGTTGTTCGACACCAACGCCTTTGCTCGCAAACTGGAAGACGCATTTGAGCAGATGACCCGCGGGCCCAAATGA
- a CDS encoding ABC transporter substrate-binding protein yields the protein MKLKHLLVAASATALMASAVSAETLRWARAGDALTLDPHAQNEGPTSALAHQIMEPLVMRDMTGAMVPALATEWGPSEANPNVWVFKLREGVTFHDGAEFDSEDVVFSLNRAMTPDSDYKELLASVKEVRATDKYTVEIETDGPNPIMPNNLTNMFMMDKGWAEANGAVKVQDYEGGEDTFAAKNAMGTGPYMLVSREPDVKTVMKINENYWGKDEFPMQVTEIVYTPIQNAATRVAALLSGEVDFIQDVPVQDLERVAGSDGLDVRTAPQNRVIFFGMNQGDADLKNDNVDGKNPLADVRVRRAMSMAINRDAIKQVVMRGQSAPAGMISPPFVNGWNEAMDSSSKTDIEGAKALMAEAGYGDGFSIQLDCPNDRYINDEAICQAAVGMLAQIGVTVNLDAKPKAQHFPLINNLETDFYMLGWGVPTYDSEYIFNFLAHTKGEKYGSWNGTRFGNADLDAKIVALASETNLPKRNEMINEIWTVVQDEQLYIPIHHQVLNWGMNSKVGTIVAPDDTAKFKYFTLN from the coding sequence ATGAAACTCAAACATCTTCTGGTCGCCGCAAGTGCGACCGCTCTGATGGCGTCTGCCGTTTCGGCAGAAACGCTGCGCTGGGCTCGCGCGGGTGACGCGCTGACTTTGGACCCGCATGCGCAGAACGAAGGCCCGACCTCGGCGCTGGCGCATCAGATCATGGAACCGCTGGTGATGCGCGACATGACCGGGGCGATGGTGCCTGCTCTGGCCACCGAATGGGGCCCGTCCGAGGCCAACCCGAACGTCTGGGTGTTCAAGCTGCGTGAAGGCGTGACCTTCCACGACGGCGCCGAGTTCGACAGCGAAGACGTCGTCTTCTCGCTGAACCGTGCGATGACACCGGACTCGGACTACAAGGAACTTCTGGCTTCGGTCAAAGAAGTGCGCGCCACCGACAAATACACAGTCGAGATCGAGACCGATGGTCCGAACCCGATCATGCCGAACAACCTGACCAACATGTTCATGATGGACAAGGGTTGGGCCGAAGCAAACGGCGCGGTTAAGGTTCAGGACTATGAAGGTGGCGAAGACACATTCGCGGCCAAAAACGCCATGGGAACCGGTCCTTACATGTTGGTGAGCCGTGAACCCGACGTCAAAACCGTCATGAAGATCAACGAGAACTATTGGGGCAAAGATGAGTTCCCAATGCAGGTGACCGAGATCGTCTATACCCCGATCCAGAACGCCGCGACCCGTGTTGCTGCTCTGCTGTCGGGTGAAGTTGATTTCATCCAGGACGTTCCGGTTCAGGATCTCGAGCGTGTGGCGGGTTCCGATGGTCTGGACGTGCGTACCGCGCCCCAGAACCGCGTCATCTTCTTTGGTATGAACCAGGGCGATGCGGACCTGAAGAACGACAACGTCGACGGTAAGAACCCGCTGGCTGATGTCCGCGTGCGTCGCGCGATGTCGATGGCGATCAACCGCGATGCGATCAAACAGGTCGTGATGCGTGGTCAGTCGGCGCCTGCTGGCATGATCTCTCCGCCGTTTGTGAACGGTTGGAACGAGGCGATGGACAGCTCGTCCAAGACCGACATCGAAGGTGCCAAGGCGCTGATGGCCGAAGCAGGCTATGGTGACGGTTTCAGCATCCAGCTGGATTGCCCGAACGACCGCTACATCAACGACGAAGCAATCTGTCAGGCGGCCGTTGGCATGCTGGCGCAGATCGGCGTGACCGTGAACCTGGATGCCAAACCCAAGGCGCAGCACTTCCCGCTGATCAACAACCTGGAAACCGACTTCTACATGCTGGGTTGGGGTGTTCCGACATATGACTCGGAATACATCTTCAACTTCCTGGCACACACCAAGGGTGAGAAGTACGGTTCTTGGAACGGCACCCGCTTCGGCAACGCCGATCTGGACGCCAAGATCGTGGCACTGGCCTCGGAGACCAACCTGCCCAAGCGCAACGAGATGATCAACGAGATCTGGACCGTTGTGCAGGATGAGCAGCTGTACATCCCGATCCACCACCAGGTTCTGAACTGGGGCATGAACTCCAAGGTTGGCACCATCGTGGCACCGGATGACACCGCCAAGTTCAAGTATTTCACTTTGAACTAA
- a CDS encoding ABC transporter substrate-binding protein, with protein sequence MFRAFAVGAALLASTSLHAAEFKWASTTDPQTLDPHAVNSAPVLGFLNNVYEGLVRRGKDMRVEPALATAWEPIGDGAGWRFTLRQGVTFQDGSAFDAQDVLFSYQRASSEAADTRSWFAPISDVKVVDDYTVDFLTNAPNPLFPSSIANWMIMDSEWAEANEAALPDKDNGNFATLNANGTGAFQVTAREPGLRTVLEPFDGWWGDVEHNITRAEFTPIQNPATAVAALLSGDVDMINPVPIQDAERLSTSPDVTVIKGIEARVIMLGFPHEADVLKYGADQGKPNPFQDTRVRKAVAHAISVPAILRTIMRGNAEAASQLVSPAMNGYSRVLAERPPFDVAKAKELLTEAGYPDGFSFGLKCPNDRYLNDEAVCQAVVSMLAQIGLTAELDAMPVRTYWPELREDNYDMYLLGWSPGTFDAEHPIRFLATTPNPDLKLGSWNFGGFSNARVDELLPLIQSEINPETRQALLDEVVKILQDEQAYVTLYVQPLVWGTGKNIELTQRPDNFFILRWVTVN encoded by the coding sequence ATGTTTCGCGCATTTGCCGTTGGGGCCGCCCTTTTGGCGAGCACCTCATTACACGCAGCCGAGTTCAAATGGGCCTCAACCACCGATCCGCAGACATTGGACCCGCATGCGGTGAATTCGGCCCCGGTGTTGGGCTTTCTCAACAACGTCTACGAAGGGCTGGTGCGGCGCGGCAAGGATATGCGCGTGGAACCGGCACTTGCCACGGCCTGGGAACCCATCGGTGATGGCGCGGGCTGGCGGTTCACCCTACGCCAGGGCGTGACGTTCCAGGACGGCAGCGCCTTTGACGCACAGGATGTGCTGTTTTCGTATCAGCGCGCCTCAAGCGAGGCGGCCGATACGCGCAGCTGGTTTGCGCCCATCTCGGACGTGAAGGTGGTGGATGACTATACCGTCGATTTCCTGACAAACGCGCCCAACCCGCTGTTCCCGTCGTCCATCGCCAACTGGATGATCATGGACAGTGAGTGGGCCGAGGCCAACGAGGCCGCCCTGCCCGACAAGGACAACGGAAACTTTGCGACGCTCAACGCAAACGGGACCGGCGCGTTTCAGGTCACTGCGCGCGAGCCAGGCCTGCGCACCGTACTGGAGCCATTTGATGGCTGGTGGGGCGACGTGGAACACAACATCACCCGTGCCGAGTTTACCCCCATCCAGAACCCCGCCACTGCCGTTGCGGCGCTGTTATCTGGCGATGTGGACATGATCAACCCGGTGCCGATCCAGGACGCCGAACGTCTGTCGACCTCACCCGATGTCACCGTGATCAAGGGGATCGAGGCGCGCGTGATCATGCTGGGCTTTCCGCATGAAGCGGACGTGCTGAAATACGGCGCCGATCAGGGCAAACCCAACCCGTTCCAGGACACCCGCGTGCGCAAGGCGGTGGCCCATGCCATCAGCGTGCCGGCCATCCTGCGCACCATCATGCGCGGCAATGCCGAGGCCGCCTCGCAACTCGTGAGCCCCGCGATGAACGGCTATTCCCGCGTGCTGGCCGAGCGTCCGCCCTTTGACGTGGCCAAAGCCAAAGAGTTGCTGACCGAAGCAGGCTATCCTGACGGGTTCTCATTCGGCCTGAAATGCCCCAACGACCGCTATCTCAATGACGAGGCGGTGTGTCAGGCGGTGGTCAGCATGCTGGCGCAGATCGGGCTGACCGCAGAACTCGACGCCATGCCCGTGCGCACCTACTGGCCCGAACTGCGCGAGGACAACTATGACATGTACCTGCTGGGCTGGTCACCGGGCACCTTTGATGCCGAACATCCGATCCGCTTCCTGGCCACCACACCGAACCCGGACCTCAAACTGGGCAGCTGGAACTTTGGCGGCTTTTCAAATGCGCGGGTGGACGAGCTGCTGCCGCTGATCCAGTCCGAGATCAATCCCGAGACCCGGCAAGCCCTGCTGGATGAGGTGGTCAAGATCCTGCAGGACGAACAGGCCTATGTGACCTTGTATGTGCAACCGCTTGTCTGGGGCACAGGCAAGAACATCGAGCTGACACAACGCCCCGACAACTTCTTTATCCTGCGGTGGGTCACGGTGAACTGA